The following coding sequences are from one Eucalyptus grandis isolate ANBG69807.140 chromosome 11, ASM1654582v1, whole genome shotgun sequence window:
- the LOC104447569 gene encoding S-type anion channel SLAH1-like, whose amino-acid sequence MASKLGFEPPLQPVINPSRARTPEHQLVPVAKTLKSSILTRLHAGYFRISLSLACQALLWKILRRPLPTPDDSLPLEHLSHLIPHMTFVIFWGFTLLVQISLSFLYILRCFFHFGLVRAEFQHHVGVNYLFAPWIAWLVLLQAADFTSDLPKTTLYLVLWWAFAVPVILLDIKLFGQWFTTERRFLSMVANPTSQLSVVGNLVGARAAAEMGWRETAVCMFSLGMAHYLVLFVTLYQRLSGGDKLPAMLRPVFFLFFAAPSKASVAWKSIAGEFDIGSKMLFFLSLFLFTSLACRPALFKKSMRKFNVAWWAYSFPLTFLALASSEYAQEVKGPIASGLMIVLSALSFLVLLGLILLTMLNTQRLFREDDPILRFDKGKRARN is encoded by the exons ATGGCATCGAAGCTTGGATTCGAGCCGCCGCTCCAGCCGGTGATCAACCCTTCTCGAGCCAGAACCCCTGAGCACCAGCTCGTCCCCGTCGCCAAGACGTTGAAGTCGTCCATCCTGACCCGGCTCCACGCCGGCTACTTCCGCATCAGCCTCTCCCTCGCATGCCAGGCCTTGCTGTGGAAGATCCTCCGCCGCCCGTTGCCGACGCCCGACGACTCGCTGCCCCTCGAGCATCTCTCTCATTTGATCCCTCACATGACGTTCGTGATCTTCTGGGGCTTCACCCTGCTGGTCCAGATATCCCTCTCGTTCCTCTATATTCTCCGGTGTTTCTTTCACTTCGGCCTGGTGAGGGCGGAGTTCCAGCACCACGTCGGAGTGAACTACCTGTTCGCGCCGTGGATAGCGTGGCTCGTGCTGCTCCAGGCGGCCGACTTCACGTCGGACCTACCGAAGACGACGTTGTACCTGGTCCTCTGGTGGGCCTTCGCGGTCCCCGTGATCCTGCTCGACATAAAGCTCTTCGGGCAGTGGTTCACGACCGAGAGGCGGTTCCTCTCGATGGTGGCCAACCCGACGAGCCAGCTCTCGGTGGTGGGGAACCTGGTGGGCGCACGGGCCGCGGCCGAGATGGGGTGGCGCGAGACCGCGGTCTGCATGTTCTCGCTTGGGATGGCGCATTACCTGGTGCTGTTCGTCACCTTGTACCAGCGGTTGTCCGGCGGCGACAAGCTGCCGGCGATGCTGAGGCCGGTCTTCTTCCTGTTCTTCGCTGCACCGAGCAAGGCGAGCGTCGCCTGGAAGTCCATCGCCGGAGAGTTCGACATCGGGTCGAAgatgctcttcttcctctccctctttctgTTCACCTCTCTG GCATGCAGACCGGCGCTCTTCAAGAAGTCGATGAGGAAATTCAACGTCGCGTGGTGGGCGTACTCGTTCCCGCTGACCTTCCTCGCCTTGGCGTCGTCGGAGTATGCGCAGGAGGTGAAGGGTCCGATTGCCTCGGGGCTCATGATCGTGCTGTCGGCGCTCTCGTTCCTGGTCCTCCTCGGCCTGATCCTGCTCACCATGCTCAACACTCAGCGGCTCTTCCGCGAGGACGACCCGATCCTGCGTTTTGACAAGGGGAAGAGAGCGAGGAACTAG